A section of the Verrucomicrobiota bacterium genome encodes:
- a CDS encoding YceI family protein — MKSRPALLLAASFFAFWSCAENPADTTADAEVGEAQEQVSTPAPGESAITYVLSDASTIEFLGSKAVGSHGGGFREFSGQFTVDDGQLVGDQNSFVIDMKSTWSDNDNLTKHLKNDDFFSVPDFPTSTFVLTGIEEKSPGQYSVTGNLELRGVTKSVTFPAEVEVSDSQVTMKSKFDINRFDWNIKYAGMQDNLIRPEVVITLDLIAEPKA; from the coding sequence ATGAAATCCAGACCCGCCCTCCTCCTCGCCGCCAGCTTCTTCGCCTTTTGGAGTTGCGCTGAAAACCCAGCCGACACCACCGCCGATGCCGAAGTCGGCGAAGCCCAAGAACAAGTCTCCACCCCAGCCCCTGGGGAAAGCGCCATCACTTATGTCTTGAGCGATGCCTCGACCATCGAATTTCTCGGCTCCAAGGCCGTGGGCAGCCACGGAGGCGGCTTCCGTGAATTCAGCGGACAATTCACCGTCGATGACGGCCAGTTGGTCGGAGATCAAAATAGCTTTGTCATCGATATGAAGTCCACCTGGTCGGACAACGACAACCTGACCAAACACCTGAAAAACGATGACTTCTTCAGCGTGCCCGACTTCCCCACCTCGACCTTCGTCCTGACCGGGATCGAAGAAAAGAGTCCCGGGCAATACAGCGTCACTGGCAATCTAGAGCTTCGCGGCGTCACCAAATCAGTGACCTTTCCGGCCGAAGTAGAAGTAAGTGATAGCCAAGTCACCATGAAGTCGAAGTTCGACATCAATCGCTTCGATTGGAATATCAAATACGCCGGAATGCAGGACAACCTCATTCGCCCCGAAGTCGTCATCACGCTCGATCTCATCGCTGAGCCAAAAGCCTGA
- a CDS encoding DoxX family protein, which produces MNAIIQLLGRLALTAIFALSALGKLSDFPGTVEKMKSVSVPAPEVLLPISIAALVLGSLSLALGLRARLGALALIGFLMAATWFFHNPSDPEQMIAFLKNLALMGGLLMVVSSGSGSLSLDRLLFKKKKK; this is translated from the coding sequence ATGAATGCCATCATCCAACTCCTCGGCCGTCTCGCCCTCACCGCCATCTTCGCCTTGAGCGCCCTGGGCAAACTCTCGGACTTCCCCGGAACCGTCGAAAAAATGAAAAGCGTCTCGGTCCCCGCACCGGAAGTCCTGCTACCGATTTCGATCGCCGCCCTCGTCTTGGGAAGTCTCTCTTTGGCCTTGGGGCTTCGCGCCCGACTGGGAGCGCTCGCCCTCATCGGCTTCCTCATGGCGGCCACCTGGTTCTTCCACAATCCCTCCGATCCTGAACAAATGATTGCCTTCCTCAAGAACCTCGCCCTCATGGGCGGCCTCCTCATGGTGGTGAGCTCAGGCTCGGGCTCGCTCTCGCTCGATCGTCTGCTCTTCAAAAAGAAAAAGAAGTAA
- a CDS encoding YceI family protein: MNTIALDQVREALSAQPKPHLLDVRLADDFAVSHIQGAESAPVFPVTFLQDVAALVDRKDTPLLVYGADAESRESQLAAEKLENAGYTAVRDFMGGLAAWEQAGGPVERGATPPPPPAAPEGELAVDLAASRLEWTGRNLLNKHWGTLPLKTGALGFEGGKLVSGSFVLDLTGMECTDLAGQELHQVLIDHLQSDDFFHTAQYPEAQFVISGSRVLEPTSLGAPNLALEGHLTLKGQTLPLQIQAVTGLTPDGKAAAQATLSIDRTLWQIIYGSGKLFRNPGMHLVNDLIDIELKIVTL; the protein is encoded by the coding sequence ATGAACACCATTGCCCTCGACCAAGTCCGGGAGGCCCTTTCCGCCCAGCCGAAGCCCCACCTGCTCGACGTTCGCTTGGCCGATGACTTCGCCGTCTCCCACATCCAGGGAGCCGAAAGCGCCCCCGTCTTCCCCGTCACGTTTCTGCAAGACGTGGCCGCCCTCGTCGACCGGAAAGACACCCCCCTCCTCGTCTACGGGGCGGACGCCGAAAGCCGTGAATCCCAACTGGCCGCCGAAAAGCTCGAAAACGCTGGCTACACCGCCGTGCGGGATTTCATGGGCGGCTTGGCGGCTTGGGAACAGGCGGGAGGTCCAGTGGAGAGGGGAGCCACGCCGCCGCCGCCCCCGGCGGCCCCCGAGGGAGAACTGGCCGTCGATCTGGCCGCCAGTCGTCTAGAATGGACCGGGCGCAACCTTCTCAACAAACACTGGGGCACGCTGCCCCTGAAAACCGGCGCCCTCGGCTTCGAAGGGGGGAAGCTGGTCAGCGGCTCCTTCGTCTTGGACCTCACTGGCATGGAATGCACTGACTTGGCAGGGCAGGAACTCCATCAAGTGCTCATCGACCACCTCCAGAGCGATGACTTCTTTCACACCGCCCAGTATCCCGAGGCTCAATTTGTCATCAGCGGAAGCCGCGTTCTGGAACCGACCAGCCTGGGAGCACCCAATCTCGCCCTTGAGGGCCACTTGACCCTCAAGGGCCAAACCCTTCCGCTCCAAATTCAAGCCGTGACCGGCCTGACGCCCGATGGCAAGGCCGCCGCCCAAGCGACTCTCTCCATCGACCGCACCCTCTGGCAGATTATCTACGGCTCGGGAAAACTCTTTCGCAATCCCGGCATGCATCTCGTCAATGACCTCATCGACATCGAACTAAAAATCGTGACCCTATAA
- a CDS encoding MarR family transcriptional regulator — protein MLGQQTQTKVPATKVFLVLWRAWDRLKAVDRRSIATTGLNFSDFAVLEALLHKGPLPVNTIGRKVGLTSGSITTAVDRLEAKKLVRRVTSPEDGRVVLVHLTASGRRLIERAFDAHAENLETALDHLNQNERKALVRLLKKLGTLLPE, from the coding sequence ATGCTTGGTCAGCAGACCCAGACCAAAGTTCCAGCCACCAAGGTTTTCTTGGTGCTCTGGCGAGCTTGGGATCGTTTGAAGGCGGTGGATCGTCGAAGCATCGCCACCACCGGCCTGAATTTTTCGGATTTCGCCGTTCTGGAGGCCTTGCTTCACAAGGGCCCCTTACCGGTCAACACCATTGGTCGGAAAGTGGGCCTCACCAGCGGCTCCATCACCACGGCAGTGGATCGACTGGAGGCAAAAAAGCTCGTGCGCCGGGTTACCAGTCCGGAAGACGGGCGCGTCGTGCTAGTGCACCTGACCGCCTCGGGCCGTCGACTCATTGAGCGAGCCTTCGACGCCCATGCCGAAAACCTGGAAACAGCCCTCGACCACCTCAACCAAAACGAACGTAAAGCCCTCGTGCGCTTATTGAAAAAACTCGGCACCCTCCTCCCGGAATAA
- a CDS encoding VOC family protein encodes MNLTEAPHPATATASPGLHHLTAIASSASENHRFYTEVLGLRLVKKTVNFDDPHTYHLYYGDEVGSPGTILTFFPWEDLSPGRAGAGSVTSLAFEIPEGSASWWTAHLARHDLRPEAEVRFGQKTLVFSDPDGLGLALVETPASQSQPWGQGTVPALHAIRRFHSATLSYRKVGEVAQLLQGPFGLEEAGQEGARTRYAFTSEGASGYLDLVMDPSLPPGRQGTGTVHHLALRARDDQHERELREHLTRFHPTPVIDRQYFHSVYFREPGGVLFEIATDQPGFSVDEPLEALGQSLLLPPQHEALRAQLERTLPRLDSCLTFRHRWEEAKHSTGRTLFAFHGTGGNENDLLPFVRQLDAQSAILSPRGKVLENGMPRFFRRLREGLFDEEDLIARTDELAAFLRQAAREYPVEGKRLAIGYSNGANIAASLLLQQPDTLDGAILLRAMLPREVASLPDLSGKTVLLLTGESDSLIPRASSLRLLELLEEAGAEVAHHDLPTGHSLVPEDLTLSKTWLQENA; translated from the coding sequence ATGAACCTGACAGAAGCTCCCCATCCGGCCACCGCGACGGCCTCCCCGGGCCTCCATCATCTCACCGCCATCGCCAGCTCCGCGTCGGAGAACCACCGCTTCTACACCGAAGTCCTCGGCTTGCGTTTGGTGAAGAAAACCGTCAACTTTGACGATCCCCACACCTACCATCTTTATTACGGCGATGAGGTCGGCTCGCCTGGCACGATCCTCACCTTCTTTCCTTGGGAGGACCTCTCTCCCGGTCGGGCCGGCGCCGGATCCGTCACCTCCCTTGCCTTCGAAATCCCCGAGGGCAGTGCCTCCTGGTGGACGGCTCACCTCGCCCGCCACGATCTCCGCCCTGAGGCCGAAGTCCGCTTCGGTCAAAAGACCTTGGTCTTCTCTGATCCGGACGGCCTCGGCCTGGCACTCGTGGAAACCCCAGCCAGCCAAAGCCAGCCTTGGGGCCAAGGCACCGTGCCGGCCCTCCACGCCATCCGGCGCTTTCACTCCGCCACCTTGAGCTATCGCAAAGTGGGCGAAGTGGCCCAGCTTTTGCAAGGACCTTTCGGCTTAGAGGAAGCAGGACAGGAGGGCGCTCGCACCCGCTACGCCTTCACGAGCGAAGGCGCTTCGGGCTACCTGGATCTCGTAATGGACCCCAGCCTGCCGCCCGGTCGCCAAGGCACAGGGACCGTTCATCACCTGGCCTTGCGGGCGCGCGATGACCAGCATGAACGAGAACTTCGCGAGCACCTCACTCGCTTTCACCCCACGCCGGTCATCGACCGACAATACTTCCACTCGGTCTACTTTCGGGAACCCGGAGGGGTACTCTTCGAAATCGCGACCGATCAACCCGGTTTCTCAGTCGACGAACCACTCGAAGCCCTCGGCCAAAGCCTTCTTCTCCCTCCCCAGCACGAAGCCTTGCGAGCGCAGCTGGAGCGGACGCTTCCTCGTTTGGACAGCTGTCTAACCTTCCGCCACCGGTGGGAAGAAGCCAAGCACTCCACCGGACGCACCCTTTTCGCCTTCCACGGCACCGGAGGCAATGAGAACGACCTCCTGCCCTTCGTCCGTCAACTGGATGCGCAATCGGCCATTCTCAGCCCTCGGGGCAAGGTCTTGGAAAACGGCATGCCCCGCTTCTTCCGTCGCCTGCGTGAAGGCCTGTTCGATGAAGAAGACCTCATCGCGCGGACCGACGAATTAGCCGCCTTTCTCCGCCAAGCCGCGCGGGAATACCCCGTGGAAGGCAAGCGCCTGGCCATTGGCTACTCCAACGGAGCCAACATCGCGGCCTCGCTTCTCTTGCAGCAACCGGACACTTTGGATGGTGCCATTCTTCTGCGTGCCATGTTGCCGCGGGAAGTCGCGAGCTTGCCAGACCTCTCGGGCAAGACCGTTCTCCTGCTGACCGGGGAGAGCGATTCCCTCATTCCCCGCGCCAGCAGCCTCCGTCTTTTGGAACTTTTGGAAGAAGCCGGTGCGGAAGTGGCTCATCATGATCTGCCCACTGGTCACAGCCTGGTCCCGGAAGACCTCACCCTTTCGAAAACCTGGCTGCAGGAAAATGCCTGA
- a CDS encoding transglycosylase domain-containing protein — MGKANKKRKPQVYKNHFYTRPWFLWTLLCGVTVGLLVLIGLLLFLKPYKERAEEFDFASINDLEVASSVYDNAGREIGRIYTMNRRIVRLTDLPMHFIQAITAAEDSRFFEHEGVDYIGIMRAAILNALAGRTTQGASTITQQLARNAYDLMERSLKRKIVEAFLARRIEKEFTKSEILEMYLNRIYFGSGFYGVYAAAQGYFGKEPRDLTIDESALLVGLVKSPENLTPLRHPERAKNSRNNVLLRMKTEKMLHESDYLQFKARPVVLNPKVLKDSYVLQRVRAQVIQQVGFDKAMEGGFRIYTTIDQELQQRAQEALQEQLTKVENREEYGHETYAEFQERRDRGEAGRQNYLQGAALVIDNRSGRVRALVGGRDYEDSEFNRALQARRPAGTGFTTFVYGAAFEQGDHHPASLVLDEPIDARRVMVGGITGILGEWGVESNVNYHAGEITARQALLFSKIGSTVRLGEEIGLTRVLDFVRRFGIAMPAERYFNKLFVGQEPISLKEYCRAFTAFPNGGVIPEELTLVDRIEDAEGRLVYQLPPTPPLQRVTDEETAFQVHHSLRAALEEGTGSQAYLRYGLEDETAAGKTSTAYNFTDNWFIGYNADLTCGVWAGFDFPRGIYPGAFSNETVLPIWTAIMNEAYRRQPPGEILPPGTLTPAEMCRISGRPATDYCYEVIDAEGGQRIMNRTTYTEYLKPGQAVTGRCHVHTRESDLLFDREGSLAPWIATPLPYAATGATSVIPQAPVVEGIDPYAAVVVPVLAEAIQDDVTASDGTTVRKASVVRRATGGRDDYRVSLSPPEPLNFLESF, encoded by the coding sequence ATGGGCAAAGCCAACAAGAAACGGAAGCCTCAGGTTTACAAAAACCACTTCTACACCCGTCCGTGGTTTCTCTGGACTCTTTTGTGTGGTGTGACGGTCGGGTTGTTGGTGTTGATCGGCCTGCTTCTTTTTCTTAAGCCCTACAAGGAAAGGGCGGAGGAGTTTGACTTTGCCAGTATCAACGATCTGGAGGTTGCCAGCTCGGTCTATGACAATGCTGGCCGGGAGATTGGTCGGATCTACACCATGAATCGACGAATCGTGCGCCTGACCGATTTGCCGATGCATTTCATCCAAGCGATCACTGCGGCGGAGGATTCCCGCTTCTTCGAGCACGAGGGGGTGGACTACATCGGCATCATGCGGGCCGCGATTTTGAATGCCCTAGCGGGCCGCACCACCCAGGGCGCCAGCACCATCACCCAGCAGCTGGCCCGAAATGCCTATGATCTGATGGAGCGAAGCCTGAAGCGAAAGATCGTGGAAGCTTTCTTAGCTCGTCGCATCGAGAAGGAGTTCACCAAGTCCGAGATTCTCGAAATGTATCTCAATCGGATCTACTTCGGGAGCGGCTTTTACGGAGTGTATGCGGCTGCCCAGGGTTATTTTGGCAAGGAACCGCGGGATCTCACGATTGACGAATCGGCTCTCTTGGTGGGCCTGGTGAAAAGCCCGGAAAATCTCACCCCACTCCGCCATCCCGAGCGAGCGAAGAACTCTCGCAACAATGTGCTGCTCCGAATGAAAACGGAGAAAATGCTGCATGAAAGTGATTACCTCCAATTCAAGGCCCGACCGGTGGTCCTCAATCCCAAAGTCTTGAAAGACTCCTATGTCCTTCAGCGGGTGCGGGCCCAAGTCATCCAGCAGGTGGGCTTTGATAAGGCCATGGAAGGGGGCTTTCGCATTTACACCACCATCGACCAAGAACTCCAGCAGCGGGCCCAGGAGGCGCTCCAAGAGCAGCTGACCAAGGTGGAGAATCGCGAGGAGTATGGCCATGAGACCTACGCCGAGTTCCAAGAGCGTCGCGATCGCGGAGAGGCCGGTCGGCAAAATTACCTGCAAGGGGCCGCCCTGGTGATCGACAACCGGAGTGGCCGGGTGCGAGCCTTGGTCGGGGGACGCGACTACGAGGACAGCGAGTTCAACCGTGCGCTCCAAGCCCGGCGGCCGGCTGGGACCGGCTTCACGACCTTTGTTTACGGGGCTGCTTTTGAGCAAGGCGATCACCACCCGGCCAGCCTTGTGCTTGATGAGCCGATCGATGCCCGGCGGGTCATGGTCGGAGGAATCACGGGCATTCTCGGAGAATGGGGAGTGGAATCGAATGTCAATTACCACGCCGGGGAAATCACCGCCCGCCAAGCGCTGCTTTTTTCGAAGATTGGTTCCACGGTCCGTCTGGGCGAGGAAATCGGCCTGACTCGGGTCCTCGATTTCGTGCGGCGCTTCGGGATCGCCATGCCGGCCGAGCGCTACTTCAATAAGCTCTTTGTGGGACAAGAACCCATCAGCCTAAAGGAATATTGCCGAGCCTTCACCGCTTTCCCCAATGGCGGGGTGATACCAGAAGAGCTCACCTTGGTGGACCGGATCGAGGACGCTGAGGGGCGCCTGGTCTATCAGTTGCCCCCCACGCCGCCCCTCCAGCGGGTGACCGACGAAGAGACCGCTTTCCAAGTGCACCATTCTCTGAGAGCTGCTCTCGAAGAGGGAACCGGCAGCCAGGCTTACCTGCGCTATGGCTTGGAAGATGAAACGGCTGCCGGCAAGACGAGCACGGCTTACAATTTCACAGACAATTGGTTCATCGGCTACAACGCCGACCTGACCTGCGGAGTCTGGGCTGGCTTCGACTTTCCGAGGGGCATTTATCCGGGCGCTTTCAGCAACGAAACGGTCCTTCCGATTTGGACTGCCATCATGAACGAGGCCTACCGACGCCAGCCGCCGGGCGAAATCCTGCCTCCCGGCACCTTGACCCCCGCCGAGATGTGCCGGATTTCGGGTCGGCCGGCTACCGACTACTGCTATGAGGTCATCGATGCCGAAGGGGGCCAGCGCATTATGAATCGCACCACCTACACCGAATACCTCAAGCCGGGCCAAGCGGTCACGGGGCGCTGTCATGTCCACACGCGCGAGTCGGATCTTCTCTTCGATCGGGAAGGCAGCCTCGCCCCATGGATCGCCACGCCCCTTCCCTACGCGGCCACGGGTGCCACCAGCGTCATCCCTCAGGCTCCCGTGGTGGAGGGCATCGATCCCTATGCCGCGGTCGTGGTGCCCGTCCTGGCGGAGGCGATCCAAGACGATGTCACCGCTTCGGACGGGACCACCGTCCGCAAAGCCTCCGTGGTGCGTCGGGCCACGGGCGGGCGGGACGATTATCGGGTCTCGCTGTCTCCGCCCGAGCCTCTCAATTTCCTGGAATCCTTCTAG
- a CDS encoding low molecular weight protein-tyrosine-phosphatase — protein sequence MVPAPFRILFVCMGNICRSPAAENVMRSLIEEEGLGQQLACDSAGTIGYHQGNPPDERMSAAGQERGYPFTGSARQVEPQDLQDFHLVLAMDHANLKDLQRMRVPKGVEPRLFCEFCREHEESAVPDPYYGGDAGFRHVLDLIEDGCRGILATWRAGGFSS from the coding sequence ATGGTGCCAGCTCCTTTCCGCATTCTCTTCGTCTGCATGGGCAATATTTGTCGCTCGCCCGCGGCCGAAAACGTCATGCGCTCCCTCATCGAAGAGGAAGGGCTCGGCCAGCAACTAGCCTGCGATTCCGCTGGAACCATTGGCTACCATCAGGGCAATCCCCCGGATGAGCGTATGAGCGCGGCCGGACAGGAGCGGGGCTACCCCTTCACGGGGAGCGCTCGCCAAGTGGAGCCCCAGGATCTTCAGGACTTCCATCTCGTCTTGGCCATGGACCACGCCAATTTGAAGGATTTGCAGCGAATGCGGGTCCCAAAAGGCGTCGAGCCCCGTCTTTTCTGTGAGTTCTGCCGCGAACACGAAGAAAGCGCGGTGCCCGATCCCTATTATGGGGGCGATGCCGGCTTTCGCCATGTCTTGGACTTGATCGAGGACGGGTGTCGTGGAATCCTTGCTACCTGGCGAGCGGGCGGTTTCTCCTCCTAA